From Paenibacillus physcomitrellae, the proteins below share one genomic window:
- a CDS encoding GNAT family N-acetyltransferase — MTTNFQFRPMDEPCARQISTWTYEPPYALYSWDGSEENIAELMSGAFWTATAREGAEIKAQSQIQSKIEKKQPDEAGDEAEDEELSGFMCTGETARVPGGYPLGIYDEPGFLDLGLSLKPELTGKGIGVPFVQACIQFARTQMGATGIQLVVAAFNERAITVYERAGFVRGVRFKSRIESEELDFYVMRLTQTTAVHVNS; from the coding sequence ATGACAACAAATTTTCAGTTTCGGCCTATGGATGAACCTTGCGCGCGCCAAATTTCTACTTGGACTTACGAGCCTCCCTATGCCTTGTACAGCTGGGACGGCAGCGAAGAGAATATTGCCGAGCTGATGAGCGGGGCTTTCTGGACCGCTACGGCCAGAGAGGGTGCCGAAATCAAGGCTCAAAGCCAAATTCAAAGCAAAATTGAAAAGAAGCAGCCCGATGAAGCGGGAGATGAAGCTGAAGATGAAGAACTTTCCGGTTTCATGTGTACCGGAGAGACGGCGAGAGTACCTGGCGGGTACCCGCTGGGCATTTACGACGAGCCGGGCTTCCTGGACTTGGGTCTGAGCTTGAAGCCAGAGCTGACAGGCAAAGGAATCGGCGTTCCTTTTGTCCAGGCCTGTATTCAATTCGCGCGTACCCAGATGGGCGCCACAGGCATTCAGCTGGTTGTCGCAGCTTTTAATGAACGGGCCATCACCGTATATGAACGTGCCGGATTCGTTAGAGGTGTGCGGTTCAAGAGCAGAATAGAATCCGAGGAGCTGGATTTCTATGTGATGCGGTTAACTCAGACAACAGCGGTCCACGTAAATTCTTAA
- a CDS encoding nucleotidyltransferase family protein — MKALILAAGYATRLYPLTLNRPKGLLPITDTSCVIDFILDKLEMLEQLSQILIVTNHKYAGAFESWLEGRRSAKEIRILDDGTSSLEDKLGAIGDMQYVIERENLQDDLLVLAGDNIFTFDLQDYVDYFHSVDKDCILVRQTDDLEELRRIGVAELDTEGRVTGLVEKPADPRSNIGVFALYMYKKETLKQVKRYLEEGNSPDSPTQFPEWLVHRQEVRAFFADGEIYDIGTHEAYKEVQERFAKGE; from the coding sequence ATGAAAGCCTTGATCTTAGCCGCTGGTTATGCGACCCGCTTATATCCTTTGACACTTAACAGACCTAAAGGCCTGCTGCCGATTACGGATACATCCTGCGTAATAGATTTTATACTAGACAAGCTGGAGATGCTGGAGCAGTTAAGTCAGATTCTGATCGTGACCAACCATAAATATGCAGGAGCGTTCGAATCCTGGCTCGAAGGACGGCGTTCTGCCAAGGAGATCCGCATCCTTGATGACGGAACTTCGTCGCTGGAAGACAAACTTGGGGCGATCGGTGACATGCAGTATGTGATCGAACGCGAGAACCTGCAGGATGACCTGCTCGTGCTGGCTGGTGATAATATTTTCACCTTTGATCTGCAGGATTACGTGGATTATTTCCACTCGGTGGACAAAGATTGCATTCTGGTGAGGCAGACGGATGATCTGGAGGAGCTGCGCAGAATTGGTGTAGCCGAGCTTGACACAGAGGGAAGAGTGACCGGGCTGGTGGAGAAACCGGCCGATCCCCGCTCAAATATTGGCGTCTTCGCTTTGTACATGTACAAGAAAGAAACCTTGAAGCAGGTCAAACGTTATCTGGAAGAAGGAAACAGTCCGGATTCACCTACCCAATTCCCGGAATGGCTGGTCCATCGGCAGGAGGTCCGGGCTTTCTTCGCAGACGGGGAGATTTATGATATTGGCACGCATGAGGCTTATAAGGAAGTTCAAGAACGATTTGCGAAAGGGGAATAA
- a CDS encoding ADP-ribosylglycohydrolase family protein encodes MRSKLESAVLGFCAGDALGVPAEFKPRETLDLDPVTEMAGYGTHHQPPGTWSDDSSLMFCLMESLIIQEKIDLYDLADRFGNWLEHGDWTPHGVVFDVGIATRKAIQNYREEAVPPELAGGAGEFSNGNGSLMRILPLAFFLRNKELESRIEGVAQVSSVTHRHPVSIIACLLYTEIAIRLLDGDPLPDSISKAVETIGGMNLHNEDLQPFSRILNGEISKLKREEIQSSGYVVHTLEASLWCLLTSGSFDEAVLKAVNLGEDTDTTGAVTGGLAGLIYGLDRVPEDWVTALARLDDIKALCTRFNRLISTS; translated from the coding sequence ATGAGAAGCAAACTTGAATCGGCTGTTCTCGGTTTCTGTGCAGGCGACGCCTTAGGCGTTCCGGCCGAATTTAAGCCGCGGGAAACGTTGGATCTTGATCCGGTTACGGAAATGGCCGGTTACGGTACCCATCACCAGCCGCCCGGTACTTGGTCGGATGACAGCTCGCTGATGTTTTGTCTGATGGAGAGCCTGATTATACAGGAGAAAATAGATTTGTATGATTTGGCTGACAGGTTCGGAAATTGGCTTGAGCACGGGGACTGGACGCCTCACGGAGTCGTTTTTGATGTTGGCATCGCTACACGAAAAGCGATCCAGAATTATCGCGAAGAGGCGGTTCCACCTGAATTGGCGGGCGGGGCCGGGGAATTCAGCAATGGCAATGGTTCCTTGATGCGAATTTTGCCATTGGCTTTTTTCCTTCGGAATAAGGAGCTTGAATCTCGCATTGAGGGGGTTGCACAAGTCTCATCGGTGACGCATAGACATCCGGTTTCGATCATCGCCTGCTTGCTGTATACCGAAATAGCCATTCGTTTGCTTGACGGTGATCCTTTGCCGGATAGTATATCCAAAGCCGTAGAGACCATCGGCGGGATGAATCTGCATAACGAAGATTTACAGCCTTTTTCCCGGATTTTAAACGGCGAGATCTCCAAGCTAAAACGTGAAGAAATTCAATCTTCCGGTTATGTCGTACATACGCTGGAAGCCAGTTTATGGTGTTTGCTTACTTCCGGCAGTTTTGATGAAGCGGTATTAAAAGCAGTCAATCTGGGGGAGGACACGGATACTACCGGCGCAGTTACCGGCGGGTTGGCCGGTCTGATCTACGGCTTGGACAGGGTCCCTGAGGATTGGGTGACGGCTTTGGCCCGGCTGGACGATATTAAAGCGTTATGCACCCGGTTTAATCGGCTGATCTCAACATCTTAG
- a CDS encoding Dabb family protein, which produces MIINHLLLKLKDRSPEQIEHTRSVLLGMKGKIDVLIDIQAEANVRPGPSAHDLILITKFESMADMEKYLAHPVHLDVARFIGSVLDTQASVCCEV; this is translated from the coding sequence ATGATCATCAACCATTTGCTGCTTAAACTTAAGGACCGCTCCCCGGAGCAAATTGAACATACCCGGTCGGTTCTGCTGGGCATGAAAGGGAAGATCGACGTCCTGATCGACATCCAGGCAGAAGCCAATGTACGCCCGGGTCCGTCTGCCCATGATTTGATTCTGATTACGAAGTTCGAATCCATGGCTGATATGGAAAAATACCTGGCCCACCCCGTGCACCTGGACGTGGCCAGGTTCATCGGCAGCGTGCTGGATACGCAGGCGTCCGTTTGCTGCGAGGTTTGA